A genomic segment from Stenotrophomonas maltophilia encodes:
- a CDS encoding DUF3108 domain-containing protein — protein MSTLTRPLTWIAAAALSVASLPAMALQPFKADYLASYMGMQANGSMTLSSEGANKWRYTLQVKNQLADLSQSTVFEEVRGQLRPLSSQDRSALLVKKRNVQANYNWSSNQATWTGDIKPDRAGPIALKSGDMDALLINLAIARDLAAGKPLTYRMVDEGRIKNMTYRVIGKESITVGGKSYEATKVSRADGNKELIAWIVPEFPVPARMLQRENDRDALDLTIKAMN, from the coding sequence ATGAGCACCCTGACCCGCCCCCTCACCTGGATCGCTGCAGCCGCGCTGTCGGTGGCCAGCCTGCCGGCCATGGCCCTGCAGCCGTTCAAGGCCGATTACCTGGCCAGCTACATGGGCATGCAGGCCAATGGCAGCATGACGCTGAGCAGCGAGGGCGCCAACAAGTGGCGCTACACGCTGCAGGTGAAGAACCAGCTGGCCGACCTGAGCCAGAGCACCGTGTTCGAAGAGGTGCGCGGCCAGCTGCGCCCGCTCAGCAGCCAGGACCGTTCGGCGCTGCTGGTGAAGAAGCGCAATGTGCAGGCCAACTACAACTGGTCCAGCAACCAGGCCACCTGGACCGGTGACATCAAGCCGGACCGCGCCGGCCCGATCGCACTGAAATCCGGTGACATGGATGCACTGCTGATCAACCTGGCGATCGCCCGCGACCTGGCCGCCGGCAAGCCGCTGACCTATCGCATGGTCGACGAAGGCCGCATCAAGAACATGACCTACCGCGTGATCGGCAAGGAGTCGATCACCGTGGGCGGCAAGAGCTACGAAGCCACCAAGGTCTCGCGTGCCGATGGCAACAAGGAACTGATCGCGTGGATCGTGCCGGAGTTCCCGGTGCCGGCACGCATGCTGCAGCGGGAAAACGACCGCGATGCGCTGGACCTGACCATCAAGGCGATGAACTGA
- a CDS encoding DUF3108 domain-containing protein has protein sequence MKTTTLLSTSLLLSLAVLPGVGWGQAQAPAAPAQPVPVVQPPAEPAVPMPPALAWEPPPLQPFTATYQAFYKSKEAGDASMQVTHTGGNQWRVDMQVVGRRGFASVLGLNIEQSTVFEERSGVYAPLSQSTVRKGLFLGKKAVGTYNWQAGTAQWSGDVKKDRAQPIPLQPGDQSALLINLAIMRDARPGATMHYRYVDMGKVRQHDYQAAPQTENVEVGDLSYNALRVYRTNGGNNETILWIANGVPTPVRILQREDGEDRVDLRLIEYQGV, from the coding sequence ATGAAGACCACGACCCTGCTGTCCACTTCACTGCTGTTGTCGCTGGCCGTGCTTCCCGGCGTGGGCTGGGGCCAGGCGCAAGCGCCTGCGGCCCCTGCGCAGCCGGTGCCCGTTGTACAGCCGCCCGCGGAACCGGCCGTGCCGATGCCTCCGGCGCTGGCCTGGGAGCCGCCGCCGCTGCAGCCGTTCACCGCCACCTACCAGGCCTTTTACAAGAGCAAGGAGGCCGGCGACGCCAGCATGCAGGTCACCCACACCGGCGGCAACCAATGGCGGGTGGACATGCAGGTGGTCGGCCGCCGCGGCTTCGCCAGCGTGCTGGGCCTGAACATCGAACAGAGCACGGTGTTCGAGGAGCGCAGCGGCGTCTATGCACCGCTCAGCCAGAGCACGGTGCGCAAGGGCCTGTTCCTGGGCAAGAAGGCGGTCGGCACCTACAACTGGCAGGCCGGCACCGCGCAGTGGAGTGGCGACGTCAAGAAGGACCGTGCGCAGCCGATCCCGCTGCAGCCGGGCGACCAGAGCGCCCTGCTGATCAATCTGGCGATCATGCGTGATGCCCGCCCGGGCGCCACCATGCACTACCGCTACGTGGACATGGGCAAGGTCCGCCAGCACGACTACCAGGCCGCGCCGCAGACCGAGAACGTCGAGGTCGGCGACCTGTCCTACAACGCGCTGCGGGTCTACCGGACCAACGGCGGCAACAACGAAACCATCCTCTGGATCGCCAACGGTGTCCCCACCCCGGTGCGCATCCTGCAACGCGAAGACGGCGAAGACCGCGTCGATCTGCGCCTGATCGAATACCAAGGAGTCTGA
- the purN gene encoding phosphoribosylglycinamide formyltransferase, whose product MTAPTRIAVLASGRGSNLQAILDAIAAGRLPATVVGVFSDRPTAAALQRVSAGLRWAHAPKEFVDRAAYEQALGDALAAVAPDWIICAGYMRILGAAFVQRFDGRLVNIHPSLLPAHKGLDTHARALDAGDAEHGASVHLVVPELDAGAVLAQVRVPVLPGDDANSLAARVLAVEHPLLIATLQLLCSGRLAERDGQPQLDGHPLFSPLALDSAGNLNR is encoded by the coding sequence ATGACCGCGCCCACCCGCATTGCCGTACTTGCTTCCGGGCGCGGCAGCAACCTGCAGGCCATCCTCGATGCCATCGCAGCGGGCCGCCTGCCCGCCACGGTGGTCGGCGTGTTTTCCGACCGCCCGACCGCCGCCGCGCTGCAGCGGGTCTCCGCTGGCCTGCGCTGGGCACACGCACCGAAGGAATTCGTCGACCGCGCCGCCTACGAGCAGGCACTGGGCGACGCGCTGGCCGCGGTCGCACCGGACTGGATCATCTGCGCCGGCTACATGCGCATCCTCGGCGCCGCCTTCGTGCAGCGCTTCGACGGCCGCCTGGTCAACATCCACCCGTCGCTGCTGCCGGCGCACAAGGGGCTGGACACGCATGCGCGGGCGCTGGACGCCGGCGATGCCGAGCACGGTGCCAGCGTGCACCTGGTCGTGCCCGAGCTGGACGCTGGCGCCGTGCTGGCCCAGGTGCGGGTGCCGGTGCTGCCCGGCGATGACGCGAACAGCCTGGCTGCACGCGTGCTGGCGGTGGAGCATCCGCTGCTGATCGCCACCCTGCAGTTGTTGTGCAGCGGCCGCCTGGCTGAACGGGACGGCCAGCCGCAACTGGACGGTCACCCCCTGTTTAGCCCGCTGGCTCTAGATTCCGCCGGGAACCTGAACCGGTAA
- a CDS encoding DUF2238 domain-containing protein yields the protein MSAPAFPTTASPTASRFSGPKKLAFAAVLAVFAISWVHPLWPTEQALHSTLTVIGLAALLWVDRRGGWLGNSAFIAICGFIALHCVAARWLYSNVPYDAWAQALTGWSPNAAFGWQRNHFDRLIHFLFGVCFTPALLQLARHAWPALRRGQAFTLAVMTVMCASLVYEWFEWAIALALSPDAAEAYNGQQGDMWDAHADMLMATVGSLLTWPLVRRSVQQ from the coding sequence ATGTCCGCGCCTGCCTTCCCGACGACCGCCTCGCCCACCGCCTCCCGTTTCTCGGGCCCCAAGAAGCTGGCCTTCGCCGCCGTGCTGGCGGTGTTCGCGATCAGCTGGGTCCACCCGCTGTGGCCCACCGAGCAGGCCCTGCACAGCACCCTGACCGTGATCGGGCTGGCTGCCCTGCTGTGGGTCGACCGCCGGGGTGGCTGGCTGGGCAACAGTGCCTTCATCGCGATCTGCGGCTTCATCGCCCTGCACTGCGTGGCTGCGCGCTGGCTGTACTCGAACGTGCCCTACGATGCATGGGCGCAGGCGCTGACCGGCTGGTCGCCGAATGCGGCGTTCGGCTGGCAGCGCAATCATTTCGACCGCCTCATCCACTTCCTGTTCGGCGTCTGCTTCACTCCGGCGCTGCTGCAGCTGGCACGCCATGCCTGGCCGGCGCTGCGCCGTGGCCAGGCCTTCACCCTGGCGGTGATGACCGTAATGTGCGCCAGCCTGGTCTACGAGTGGTTCGAGTGGGCCATCGCGCTTGCCCTGTCGCCGGATGCCGCCGAAGCCTACAACGGGCAGCAGGGCGACATGTGGGACGCGCATGCCGACATGCTGATGGCTACCGTAGGCAGCCTGCTGACCTGGCCGTTGGTCCGCCGGAGCGTCCAGCAATGA
- the purM gene encoding phosphoribosylformylglycinamidine cyclo-ligase translates to MTNTPSSAPSPLTYRDAGVDIDAGNELVERIKPLVKRSFRPEVMGGLGGFGALFDLSNKYREPVLVSGTDGVGTKLKLAHQLNRHDTIGIDLVAMCVNDVLVQGAEPLFFLDYFATGKLDIDTAAAVVGGIANGCTEAGCALIGGETAEMPDMYAPGEYDLAGFTVAAVEKSELKDGASVAAGDVLIGIASSGPHSNGYSLVRRIYDRAGRPADLELEGGVKLVDALMAPTRLYVKPILSLLKSHGGAIHGMAHITGGGLTENIIRVVPDGLGLDIQASSWALPPVFQWLQKEGAVADSEMWRTFNCGIGFVLIVAADQVTAVSEAVKAQGLDHWTIGQVVTAEGAERVHIG, encoded by the coding sequence GTGACCAACACCCCGTCTTCCGCCCCCTCCCCCCTCACCTACCGTGACGCGGGTGTCGACATCGACGCCGGCAACGAGCTGGTCGAGCGGATCAAGCCCCTGGTCAAGCGCAGCTTCCGCCCGGAAGTGATGGGCGGACTCGGTGGCTTCGGCGCCCTGTTCGACCTGTCCAACAAGTACCGCGAGCCGGTGCTGGTGTCGGGTACCGACGGCGTGGGCACCAAGCTGAAGCTGGCCCACCAGCTGAACCGCCACGATACGATCGGCATCGACCTGGTCGCGATGTGCGTGAACGACGTGCTGGTGCAGGGCGCCGAACCGCTGTTCTTCCTGGACTACTTCGCCACCGGCAAGCTGGACATCGACACCGCCGCGGCGGTCGTGGGCGGCATTGCCAACGGCTGCACCGAGGCCGGCTGCGCGCTGATCGGCGGTGAAACCGCTGAAATGCCCGACATGTACGCCCCGGGCGAGTACGACCTGGCCGGCTTCACGGTCGCCGCGGTCGAGAAGAGCGAGCTGAAGGACGGCGCCAGCGTAGCCGCCGGCGACGTGCTGATCGGCATCGCCTCGTCCGGCCCGCATTCCAATGGCTACTCGCTGGTGCGCCGCATCTACGACCGCGCCGGCCGCCCGGCCGACCTGGAACTGGAAGGTGGCGTGAAGCTGGTCGATGCGCTGATGGCACCGACCCGCCTGTATGTGAAGCCGATCCTGTCGCTGCTGAAGTCGCACGGCGGCGCCATCCACGGCATGGCCCACATCACCGGTGGCGGCCTGACCGAGAACATCATCCGCGTGGTGCCCGACGGCCTCGGCCTGGACATCCAGGCCTCGTCCTGGGCCCTGCCGCCGGTGTTCCAGTGGCTGCAGAAGGAAGGCGCCGTGGCCGACAGCGAGATGTGGCGCACCTTCAACTGCGGCATCGGCTTCGTGCTGATCGTGGCAGCGGACCAGGTCACCGCCGTGTCCGAGGCAGTCAAGGCACAGGGCCTGGATCACTGGACCATCGGCCAGGTGGTCACCGCTGAAGGCGCCGAGCGCGTCCACATCGGCTGA
- a CDS encoding DUF2066 domain-containing protein, with protein MDVLMRRSLILTLLLALSLPVATMAQSGLRTEGDVATASGAYEAEVPVNSQAEADRNGALARALSVVLGKLSGDRNVMSRPGVVQALRNAKDYVASYDYKQDQSVGASGAPSFRTLLVARFREDDVDSLVSALGLPLWPQPRPKPVLWLAVDDGSGPRLVSVQQANAARPLLNRAIERGYKLGLPSGGAAEQALAGAIWRQDSAAVARASSRYSPPMQLIGKLYRANGGWQADWVFVDNGRELNKWTSKDANAMRAMAAGADGAADALVKRYAKAGVATGQAGTYRVVVTGINSADDYLRLAAGLREVPVVRNVTPLHASAGQLELSVEMTTGLAGFNRMLGDNGVLVPSAPLPALPTPIDDTTGAPVAAPVSNEYRLR; from the coding sequence ATGGATGTCCTGATGCGCCGCAGCCTGATTCTGACCCTGCTCCTTGCACTGAGCCTGCCGGTGGCCACGATGGCCCAGAGCGGCCTGCGCACCGAGGGAGATGTCGCCACCGCCTCGGGTGCGTACGAGGCCGAAGTGCCCGTCAACAGCCAGGCCGAAGCTGATCGCAACGGCGCCCTGGCCCGTGCCCTGAGCGTGGTGCTGGGCAAACTGTCCGGCGACCGCAACGTGATGTCCCGCCCCGGCGTGGTGCAGGCGCTGCGCAATGCCAAGGACTACGTGGCCAGCTACGACTACAAGCAGGACCAGAGCGTGGGCGCCAGCGGCGCACCGAGCTTCAGGACCCTGCTGGTGGCCCGCTTCCGCGAGGATGATGTCGATTCGCTGGTCTCGGCGCTGGGCCTGCCGCTGTGGCCGCAGCCGCGACCGAAGCCGGTGCTGTGGCTGGCCGTCGACGACGGCAGTGGCCCGCGCCTGGTCAGCGTGCAGCAGGCCAATGCCGCCCGCCCGCTGCTGAACCGCGCCATCGAGCGGGGTTACAAGCTGGGCCTGCCCAGCGGCGGCGCTGCCGAACAGGCCCTGGCCGGTGCCATCTGGCGCCAGGACAGCGCCGCCGTGGCCCGTGCCTCCTCGCGCTATTCGCCGCCGATGCAGCTGATCGGAAAGCTGTACCGTGCCAATGGCGGCTGGCAGGCGGACTGGGTGTTCGTCGACAACGGCCGTGAACTGAACAAGTGGACCAGCAAGGATGCCAACGCCATGCGCGCGATGGCCGCCGGTGCCGATGGCGCCGCCGATGCGCTGGTCAAGCGATACGCCAAGGCCGGCGTTGCCACCGGCCAGGCCGGCACCTACCGCGTGGTGGTGACCGGCATCAACAGCGCTGATGACTACCTGCGCCTGGCCGCCGGCCTGCGCGAGGTGCCGGTGGTGCGCAATGTCACCCCGCTGCACGCCTCGGCTGGCCAGCTGGAGTTGAGCGTGGAGATGACCACCGGCCTGGCCGGCTTCAACCGCATGCTCGGCGACAACGGCGTGCTGGTGCCCAGCGCGCCGCTGCCGGCCCTGCCGACCCCGATCGATGACACCACCGGTGCCCCGGTGGCCGCGCCGGTCAGCAACGAGTACCGGCTGCGATGA
- a CDS encoding AI-2E family transporter, producing the protein MTLTPEAEIAQFLRRLKYILFAGLIGWVVWLLAPILTPFVLALALAWLGDPLVDRIEATGRSRMTGVVLVFAAMVLVIVALLLVLVPMIERQITTLIAVAPQAQAWLMEKGIPWFEHKTGLEVMQWMDPDRLIEWVRSHWQQAGGFATTFMGYVSRSGFAMVTWVVNILLLPILAFYFLRDWDKLVERVASVIPRNQIGTISALARESNEVLGAFIRGQFLVMLALGVIYAGGLSLVGLKLGLLIGLIAGLISFIPYLGATTGILMAIVAALVQAQGFDLKLLILVGVVFTVGQLLESYVLTPRIVGDKIGLHPVAVIFAVMAGGQLFGFLGMLLALPVAAVTNVLLRYAHQRYRQSELYVGEKPAIVLDGVVDAPHIIVPNDKGPDLK; encoded by the coding sequence ATGACCCTGACCCCGGAAGCTGAAATCGCGCAGTTCCTGCGCCGGCTGAAGTACATCCTGTTCGCCGGCCTGATCGGCTGGGTGGTGTGGCTGCTGGCGCCGATCCTGACCCCGTTCGTGCTGGCACTGGCGCTGGCCTGGCTGGGTGACCCGCTGGTGGACCGCATCGAGGCCACCGGCCGCTCGCGCATGACCGGCGTGGTGCTGGTGTTCGCAGCGATGGTGCTGGTGATCGTGGCGCTGCTGCTGGTGCTGGTGCCGATGATCGAGCGCCAGATCACCACGCTGATCGCGGTTGCACCGCAGGCGCAGGCGTGGCTGATGGAAAAGGGCATTCCCTGGTTCGAGCACAAGACCGGCCTGGAAGTGATGCAGTGGATGGATCCGGACCGCCTGATCGAATGGGTGCGCAGCCATTGGCAGCAGGCCGGCGGCTTCGCCACCACGTTCATGGGCTACGTCTCGCGTTCGGGCTTTGCGATGGTGACCTGGGTGGTCAACATCCTGCTGCTGCCGATCCTGGCGTTCTACTTCCTGCGCGACTGGGACAAGCTGGTCGAGCGGGTGGCCTCGGTGATCCCGCGCAACCAGATCGGCACCATCAGTGCGCTGGCCCGCGAGTCCAACGAGGTGCTGGGGGCGTTCATCCGCGGCCAGTTCCTGGTGATGCTGGCGCTGGGCGTGATCTACGCCGGCGGCCTGTCGCTGGTCGGCCTCAAGCTGGGGCTGCTGATCGGCCTGATTGCCGGCCTGATCAGCTTCATCCCGTACCTGGGCGCGACCACCGGCATCCTGATGGCCATCGTGGCTGCGCTGGTGCAGGCACAGGGTTTCGACCTGAAGCTGCTGATCCTGGTCGGCGTGGTGTTCACCGTGGGCCAGCTGCTGGAAAGCTACGTGCTGACCCCGCGCATCGTCGGCGACAAGATCGGCCTGCACCCGGTGGCGGTGATCTTCGCGGTGATGGCCGGCGGCCAGCTGTTCGGCTTCCTCGGCATGCTGCTGGCGCTGCCAGTGGCGGCGGTGACCAACGTGCTGCTGCGTTATGCCCACCAGCGTTACCGCCAGAGCGAGCTGTACGTGGGCGAGAAGCCGGCGATCGTGCTTGATGGCGTGGTCGACGCCCCCCATATCATCGTTCCGAACGACAAGGGCCCCGACCTGAAGTGA
- the hda gene encoding DnaA regulatory inactivator Hda: MGVPQLPLALHYPRDQRLETFIGAPDGALAQLRAIAVGASHDWVYLEGAAGTGKTHQALAMCSSAEQAGRLPTYVPLASAAGCVRAALDGLEARELVALDGLDEVAGNREDEIALFDFHNRARAAGVTVLYTAQKAPGELGLVLPDLRSRLGQCVRVLLQPLDEEGRAAVLRERALRRGLAIDEAAIEWLLSHTGRELGGLITLLDWLDRESLAAKRRITVPFLRQVLEEGRPRY, translated from the coding sequence ATGGGTGTGCCGCAACTGCCGCTGGCCCTGCATTACCCGCGGGACCAGCGCCTGGAGACCTTCATCGGCGCGCCGGATGGCGCGCTGGCGCAGCTGCGCGCGATCGCGGTTGGCGCCAGCCACGACTGGGTCTACCTGGAAGGTGCGGCGGGAACCGGCAAGACCCACCAGGCGCTGGCGATGTGCTCCAGCGCCGAGCAGGCCGGACGCCTGCCGACGTACGTGCCGCTGGCCAGTGCCGCCGGCTGCGTTCGTGCAGCGCTCGATGGGCTGGAAGCCCGCGAACTGGTGGCGCTGGATGGCCTGGACGAGGTCGCCGGCAACCGGGAGGACGAGATCGCGCTGTTTGATTTCCACAATCGCGCGCGCGCTGCAGGTGTGACCGTGCTCTACACCGCGCAGAAGGCACCGGGCGAGCTGGGCCTGGTGCTGCCGGATCTGCGCTCGCGGCTGGGCCAGTGCGTGCGCGTGCTGCTGCAGCCGCTGGATGAGGAAGGGCGAGCAGCGGTGCTGCGCGAGCGTGCACTGCGACGCGGGCTGGCCATCGACGAGGCGGCCATCGAGTGGCTGCTGTCGCACACCGGTCGTGAGCTGGGTGGATTGATCACGCTGCTGGACTGGCTGGACCGCGAGTCGCTGGCGGCGAAGCGGCGGATCACCGTGCCGTTCCTGCGCCAGGTGCTGGAAGAAGGCCGGCCCCGCTACTGA
- the murU gene encoding N-acetylmuramate alpha-1-phosphate uridylyltransferase MurU, which produces MKALVFAAGLGERMRPLTLHTPKPLLEVAGKPLIVWHLERLSALGVREVVVNTAWLAEQFPATLGDGSQWGLRLHFMYEGQTPLETGGGILNALPVLGDAPFLVVNGDIWTDFDFATLPREPQGQAHLVLVDNPVQHPNGDYRLDAQGLLHHDRAGPCLTYAGIGVYRPSIVADWRAVIGDAPGSERLPPKFSVVPLQKHFMAQGLMTGQHHRGRWTDVGTVDRLRALDVELAANG; this is translated from the coding sequence ATGAAGGCGCTGGTCTTTGCCGCTGGCCTGGGCGAGCGCATGCGCCCGCTGACCCTGCACACGCCCAAGCCGCTGCTGGAAGTGGCTGGCAAGCCACTGATTGTCTGGCATCTGGAGCGACTGTCCGCGCTCGGCGTGCGCGAGGTAGTGGTCAACACCGCGTGGCTGGCCGAACAGTTCCCGGCGACGCTGGGCGATGGCAGCCAGTGGGGCCTGCGCCTGCATTTCATGTACGAAGGACAGACCCCGCTGGAAACCGGCGGCGGCATCCTCAACGCACTGCCGGTGCTGGGTGACGCCCCGTTCCTGGTGGTAAACGGCGATATCTGGACCGATTTCGATTTCGCCACGCTGCCGCGCGAGCCGCAGGGCCAGGCACACCTGGTGCTGGTCGACAATCCGGTTCAGCACCCGAACGGTGACTACCGCCTGGATGCACAGGGCCTGCTGCACCACGACCGCGCAGGACCGTGCCTGACCTATGCCGGGATCGGCGTGTACCGTCCTTCGATCGTGGCCGACTGGCGCGCGGTGATTGGTGATGCGCCGGGCAGCGAGCGGCTGCCGCCGAAGTTCTCGGTGGTGCCGCTGCAGAAGCATTTCATGGCGCAGGGATTGATGACGGGGCAGCACCATCGGGGGCGCTGGACCGATGTCGGCACCGTGGATCGCCTGCGCGCGCTGGATGTTGAGTTGGCGGCGAACGGCTGA
- a CDS encoding aminoglycoside phosphotransferase family protein, with product MTEPASDPQRSAQRLQWARTQLDDANAVVERASVDAGMRSYWRTTSTRGSHIVMDAPPGLEDPRPWLRMRGLLHDNGLRVPALLAQDLKAGFLLLEDLGGPTLAKILDERNADEWFGRSIEQLLRLQAIPVPPDFGQFGEALLQRDAGLFDEWFLQRHLNLELDCGEIEGLQLVHRRLMDNALGQTQLMTHRDYMPRNLMPVDDGPAVLDFQDLVRGPIAYDAVSLFKDAFLSWPLQRVDEWLAQYHERARDAGLPVPDRATFLRDADWMGIQRHVKILGLFCRLRYRDNKGHYLDDAPRFINYLDEVLPRYRELAPLQQLLDDRIKPALAELAAPMRVAR from the coding sequence ATGACCGAACCCGCCTCCGATCCCCAGCGCAGCGCGCAGCGCCTGCAGTGGGCCCGTACCCAGCTCGATGATGCCAACGCGGTGGTCGAACGCGCTTCGGTTGACGCCGGCATGCGCAGCTACTGGCGCACCACCAGCACGCGCGGCAGCCACATCGTGATGGACGCCCCGCCGGGGCTGGAAGATCCGCGGCCGTGGCTGCGCATGCGCGGCCTGCTGCACGACAACGGCCTGCGCGTGCCCGCATTGCTGGCGCAGGACCTGAAGGCCGGCTTCCTGCTGCTGGAAGATCTCGGCGGCCCGACCCTGGCGAAGATCCTCGACGAGCGCAATGCCGATGAATGGTTCGGCCGTTCGATCGAGCAGCTGCTTCGCCTGCAGGCGATCCCGGTGCCGCCCGACTTCGGCCAGTTCGGTGAAGCGCTGCTGCAACGCGATGCCGGGCTGTTCGATGAGTGGTTCCTGCAGCGCCACCTGAACCTGGAACTGGACTGCGGCGAGATTGAAGGGCTGCAGCTGGTGCATCGCCGGTTGATGGACAACGCGCTGGGCCAGACTCAGCTGATGACCCACCGCGACTACATGCCGCGCAACCTGATGCCGGTCGACGACGGCCCCGCGGTGCTGGATTTCCAGGACCTGGTGCGTGGCCCGATCGCCTACGACGCGGTGAGCCTGTTCAAGGACGCCTTCCTGAGCTGGCCGCTGCAGCGCGTGGACGAGTGGCTGGCGCAGTACCACGAGCGTGCGCGCGATGCTGGCCTGCCGGTGCCCGACCGCGCCACCTTCCTGCGCGATGCCGACTGGATGGGCATCCAGCGCCACGTGAAGATCCTCGGCCTGTTCTGCCGCCTGCGCTACCGCGACAACAAGGGCCATTACCTGGACGACGCACCGCGCTTCATCAACTACCTGGATGAAGTACTGCCGCGCTACCGCGAACTGGCACCGCTGCAGCAGCTGCTGGACGACCGCATCAAACCGGCGCTGGCCGAACTGGCCGCACCGATGCGCGTGGCCCGATGA
- a CDS encoding GlsB/YeaQ/YmgE family stress response membrane protein, translating into MNGLFGSSSWLYILLVGFFVGLLGRFFMPGNNRMGCLLTIVLGVLGALLAGWFGQYMGWYAPGEPAGFLGAVVGAVAVLAVLRLFSGRR; encoded by the coding sequence ATGAATGGTCTGTTCGGCAGCAGCAGCTGGCTGTACATCCTGCTGGTCGGCTTCTTCGTCGGCCTGCTCGGGCGTTTCTTCATGCCCGGCAACAACCGCATGGGCTGCCTGCTGACCATCGTGCTGGGCGTCCTCGGTGCCTTGTTGGCCGGTTGGTTCGGCCAGTACATGGGCTGGTACGCGCCCGGCGAACCGGCCGGTTTCCTCGGTGCGGTGGTGGGCGCGGTGGCCGTGCTGGCCGTCCTGCGCCTGTTCAGCGGCCGCCGCTGA
- a CDS encoding M20 family metallopeptidase, translating into MDSAKLGQFVNDKWDSEIVPQLVDYIRIPNKSPMFDANWVQNGYMEQAVTLMENWAKAQQLPGLKVEVVRLEGRTPLIFLEIPATGAETGDDTILLYGHLDKQPEMTGWDDDLGPWTPVLRGDKLYGRGGADDGYAIFGSLAAVLALQAQGLPHARCVVLIEACEESGSYDLPAYVDHLADRIGKPSLVVCLDSGCANYDQLWCTTSLRGLTGGNFTVKVLNEGVHSGDASGVVPSSFRLLRQLLSRIEDQDTGRILIDGMNVEIPAERQAQAKRAAEVVDTEIFEKFPMVDGLRPMNEDLTELVLNRTWRPALSVTGVGGMPALESAGNVLRPQTSVKLSLRLPPTADGKTCGELLKEALLRDPPNGAQVTLDLEKASTGWNAPAMAPWLTQAIDDASQAFFGKPAMYMGEGGSIPFMGMLGEKFPGAQFMITGVLGPHSNAHGPNEFLHIPMGKKVTACVSKVISEHYAASLRGETSGSPVAADSGTRHGDHGCC; encoded by the coding sequence ATGGACAGCGCCAAGCTCGGCCAATTCGTCAATGACAAGTGGGACAGCGAAATCGTCCCGCAGTTGGTCGACTACATCCGCATTCCCAACAAGTCGCCGATGTTCGACGCCAATTGGGTGCAGAACGGCTACATGGAACAGGCGGTCACGCTGATGGAGAACTGGGCCAAGGCCCAGCAGCTGCCCGGCCTGAAGGTTGAAGTGGTGCGCCTGGAAGGCCGTACCCCGCTGATCTTCCTGGAAATTCCGGCTACCGGCGCCGAAACCGGCGACGACACCATCCTGCTCTACGGCCACCTGGACAAGCAGCCGGAAATGACCGGCTGGGATGACGACCTCGGCCCGTGGACCCCGGTCCTGCGCGGCGACAAGCTGTATGGCCGCGGCGGTGCGGACGACGGCTACGCCATCTTCGGCTCGCTGGCCGCGGTGCTGGCGCTGCAGGCCCAGGGCCTGCCGCACGCCCGCTGCGTGGTGCTGATCGAAGCCTGTGAAGAATCGGGCAGCTACGACCTGCCGGCCTACGTCGACCACCTGGCCGACCGCATCGGCAAGCCGTCGCTGGTGGTGTGCCTGGATTCGGGCTGCGCCAACTACGACCAGCTGTGGTGCACCACCTCGCTGCGCGGCCTGACCGGCGGCAACTTCACCGTGAAGGTGCTCAACGAAGGCGTGCACTCCGGCGATGCCTCCGGCGTGGTGCCGTCCAGCTTCCGCCTGCTGCGCCAGCTGCTGTCGCGCATCGAGGACCAGGACACCGGCCGCATCCTGATCGACGGCATGAACGTGGAAATCCCGGCCGAGCGCCAGGCGCAGGCCAAGCGTGCCGCCGAAGTGGTCGATACCGAGATCTTCGAGAAGTTCCCGATGGTCGACGGCCTGCGCCCGATGAACGAGGACCTGACCGAGCTGGTGCTCAACCGCACCTGGCGCCCGGCGCTGTCGGTCACCGGCGTCGGTGGCATGCCGGCGCTGGAATCGGCCGGCAACGTGCTGCGCCCGCAGACCTCGGTGAAGCTGTCGCTGCGCCTGCCGCCGACCGCCGATGGCAAGACCTGCGGCGAGCTGCTGAAGGAAGCGCTGCTGCGCGATCCGCCGAACGGCGCGCAGGTTACCCTGGACCTGGAAAAGGCCTCCACCGGCTGGAACGCCCCGGCGATGGCGCCGTGGCTGACCCAGGCCATCGACGATGCCAGCCAGGCCTTCTTCGGCAAGCCGGCGATGTACATGGGCGAAGGCGGCTCGATTCCGTTCATGGGCATGCTCGGTGAGAAATTCCCGGGTGCGCAGTTCATGATCACCGGCGTGCTCGGCCCGCACTCCAATGCGCACGGCCCGAACGAGTTCCTGCACATCCCGATGGGCAAGAAGGTCACTGCCTGCGTGTCCAAGGTGATCAGCGAGCACTACGCCGCCAGCCTGCGTGGCGAGACCAGCGGTTCGCCGGTGGCTGCCGACAGCGGCACCCGCCACGGCGACCACGGCTGCTGCTGA